Part of the Candidatus Omnitrophota bacterium genome, GTTTCATAAAAGCACTTTTATCTTTAAAACATGAAATAGCTGTGATTTCATTAAACGATAATACGGATACCCGTCATAATAAGAGCGAGTATCCGTTTTTTTATTCATCAAGATGCAGATTTTTTAGAAAGCCGAGTTTTATTCTGAGAAGTATTATCGAGGCGCTAAGATTCAGGCCGTCTCTAATAATATGCGGGCACCTAAATTTGGCTCCGTTAGCTTTATTAATAAAAAAGCTATTTGGCATAAGGTACTTTACGATAATTTATGGTATTGAAGTAAAAAGAATCGATAAGCTGAAACTAAGAGGGCTTGCCGGTTCTGAAAACATAATTTCTTTGAGTAATTTCACAAAAAAGATGCTCATGGATAACTCAAAGTTTCTTGCAGAAAGCCGGGTTCATATTGTTGAACCTACTTTTGATGAGCATATATTTAAACCCGGGCCAAAACCAGCATATTTAATGGATAAGCATAATATCCGCGATACAGATATAGTGCTATTGACTATAGCCAGACTATCCGCTAAAGAGAAATATAAAGGTTATGATGAGGTTATCAAGGCTTTAGGTTTACTACGCAAAGATTATCCCGGGATGAAATATATTATTGCCGGCTCAGGAGATGATTCAGGCAGGATAGCCTCTTTGATCGAAGAAGAAGGGCTTAAAGACGCAGTGATATTGGCAGGATATATTTCAAGCGAAAAACAAGCTTTAGATTATTATAGATTAAGTGATATTTTTGTTATGCCTAGCAAAGCTGAAGGGTTTGGAATAGTCTTTTTAGAGGCCCTTGCTTGCGGCAAGCCGGTGATTGCGGGTAATGCCGATGGCTCAGTAGAAGCTTTAATGCGCGGAGCTTTAGGCCAGCTCGTCAACCCTTATGATCATATTGAGATTTCAAAAGCAATAAGCAGGGTTGTTAGGCAAGAGATAGCACCTAACCTCCTCAGCCCTAATTACTTAAATAAAGAAGTAAAAAACGAATTCGGCTATAATGTTTTTACCGGAAGAATAGGCAGGATTATAGAAAATTTATATAGTAAACATACAGTTGGCAAGCTATAATAATACAAAATCAGTCCCTTTTAATTAATTTACGATTATAAGAACGCAAATAAATAATGATTAATTTATCAGCAATAAAAAGGCTTATAAAAAATAACGCAAGATTAAGAAGGTTCCTTAAAACCGTTAATATAAGCCTTGTGGATTTCTCTTATCCTGCCGTCCTTTCTTTGCTGGCGTCATTTTTTGAAGGGATTAGCGTCGTTTTACTTATGCCTTTTGTAAAAGGCATAGTAAAGATGGATTTCAGTTTCGCTAAAGAAATATGGTTTTTTAAAATCATAGGCAGGTACCTTCCCAAGACAGTTGTTTTGACCAACTCGCATATTTTCATCATATTGCTTGCAGTGATTTTTTCCACATCAGTTATAAAGAACATATTGCAATATTTTGCTTATATCTCTACATCTTTCCAAGTGAGGAAGTTCTCAAACAACCTTAGAAAATATATTTTCAGCAGATACATGAGTTTTGGTAATCTGTTTTTTGACAAAAATAACGTCGGACATTTAAACAGCGTTCTTATGACTTTTACAAATATTGTTGCCCTGCAATTAAGCGAGTTCCAGCAGTTTTTTGGTTTTTTCTTTATCCTTATTGTTTATCTTGGAGTCATGTTCTATACTTCCTGGAAAATCACTTTACTGATTATAATAATTTTTCCTGTCCTTAACTATTTTCTGAAAAATATAATTAAAAAGATAAGGCATACTTCTGAGCGCTATGCATATTCGCAGGCCGAGGCTTCAAAAAGGATCTATAACATTCTTTCCTGCATCCCGCTGGTTAAGGCCTACACAAAAGAAAATGCTGAAAAAAAGGATTTTGACAGAATCAGCAATGAAATCGCAAGGCTTGAATATAGCATTGATAAAAAATACAGCCTTATACCGCCGATACAGGAAATTATTCTCTTGGTGGCTATGCTGTTATTGGTTTCCGTTATAGCCTTTATGGTGGTAAAGCAGAAGAGCGCAGAGATATCCATGTTCCTTGTTTATTTATATTTGTTAAAGCGTTCGGCGCACATGTTTGGTTCTTTAAACAGCCTTTTGGCTACGTTGGCGAAAGTGGAAGGTCCGATAAAAGAGATATTGAAGATGTTTAATGATGAAGAGAAACATTTTGTGCGCGATGGCAAGGTTGATTTCCCCGGTTTAATTGATAAAATTGAGTTCAAGGATTTGAGATTTTCATATGGAAGAGAGTCAGAAGTCTTAAAAGGCATTTCTATTTCTCTGGAAAAAGGCAGAAGTACTGCCATAGTAGGCCCGAGTGGCGCAGGCAAGACGACAATGGTCAATCTTATTTTAAGATTTTATGATTGCCCGGATAATACAATATTCATTAACGGAATGGATATAAAAGAGTTTAAGCTGAGTTCTTTAAGGAAGCATATCGCGTTCGTGAGTCAAATCACCCTCCTTTTTAATGATACTATAAGAAATAATATACTTTATGGTTTGGATAGGCACGTGCCTGAAAGCGAGTTGGCCGATGTTGTAAGAAAAGCCAGACTTTATGATTTTATTTTAAGTTTACCGGCAGGATTTGAGACCAATATAGGTGATAGGGGTATCAAGCTTTCCGGAGGAGAGAGGCAGAGGATAGCCATAGCCAGGGCTTTGCTCAAGAAATCAGAAATACTGATTCTTGATGAAGCCACAAGCTCTTTGGATACAAATAACGAAAAGCTAATCCAGGAGGCTATAAACGAAGCAGTTAAGGACAGGACATCGATAATTATCGCTCACCGCCTTTCAACAATAAAGAACGTAGATAAGATTATTGTCCTTGAAAATGGCATTGTTGCCGAACAGGGGAGTTTAAATGAGCTCCTTGAAAAGAAAGGTAAATTTTATCAATATTGGGAAGAACAAAAGTTTTTTTGAAATTCTTTTTCTGCATATTATTCTAGAGTATGAATAAAATTAATCGCGACGGCACCCCCCGGGTCCTTGGTAATCTCTCGTATAGAGTTTTTAAGAAAATAAATAAACTACGTATAAATCTTTTAAAAGAAAGGGCTCGTTATTGCAAAAAGCACGCTGCAGGCAATATAAAGCTGGGGAATTATAGGATTGATTATCTTGATTTTAAATCTTTGGTTTCGCAATGGGATTATATTTTTGGGTATGAAAAATACTTTTTTGAGTCAAATAATATTTCCCCAAGGGTATTGGATTGTGGCGCAAATATTGGGATTTTTTCTTTGTATTGCAAGATGCTCTACCCTGGAGCGCGGATTACCGCAATTGAGGCAGACCCAAAAATTACAGAGGTTTTAAGAAAGAATCTATCAGTTAACGGCTTTGATGACATAGAGGTATTGAATAAAGCTGTGTGGGTAAAGGATGGGAGGGTAGAATTTTGTGAGGAAGGCAGTGATGCCGGTTCACTTTATTCTGTAGTTATGGATGATTCTATGCCAAAGATAAATATCGATAGCATGAGGCTCAGTGATATATTAGCGGCGCAGAAAATAGACCTTCTTAAATTAGATATCGAAGGTGCGGAGAGGGATGTGCTTTATGATTGCTCTGACCATCTTTCCAACGTGGATAAGATTATTATTGATTTACATGAATTTAGTTTGCCGCAGAAGAACACAGCCGATGTTATCAGCCTTTTGCGTCAAAAGGATTTCGTTTGCAATATCGATGATATTTATTATTACCATGAGCGGTTTGCCAGGTATAGAGTGAATAATCCTTTTTATAAGCCCGCAATACCTTGTTATTGTTTTGCTGTTAGAGCATGGAGGATGCGATAATCCCAGCATGAAAATAATCCAAGCCATAGGATGGTATTTCCCCGATCATATTGGAGGGACCGAGGTATATGTAGATTCAATATCAGAAAAACTGTTGAAAGCAGGTCATGAAATTATTATTGTAGCTCCTTATGCGGGGGGCTTAGCTCCAAGAGAGTATAAATACAATGGAGTTAAGGTATTCCGCTATCCTGTAGATGATAAATTAAGCCGTAATGAATATCAAAACAGAGTTTCTCCCGTAGGCGCAAGATTTTTGCATAATTTTTTTATAAAAGAATCCCCTGACATAGTACATTTCCATTCATTTGTAACGGGTTTAAGCCTCCCGGAAGTCAAGGCTGCTAAATCAGCCGGCGCTAAGATAATAGTTACTTTTCATTTGCCTTCCATCGGGTATATATGCCAGCGGGGCACATTGTTTAGATGGGGCAAGCAATTATGCGACGGCATCCTGGAGGTAATTAAGTGTTCATCCTGTTATCTACAGAGCCGAGGATTACCTAAAACCGTTGCATATGCGGTCACTTTAGTTTCTGCGCCTTTTGGAAGGTTGTTTTTAAGGGTCCCTGGAGCGCTGGGAACAGCCTTGAGCATACCCAGCCTTATTTCTTATAATAAAAGCATCAATAACGAGCTGTTTGTCCTGGTTGATAAGTTTGTATTTCTTAACCAGCAGTCACTCGATATTTTTAAAGCAAATGGAGCTCCGGCTGATAAGCTGTTTTTGAACTCTTTAGGAGTAGACCGGGTTTATATCCGGAAGAATGCAGATAATAATTTAGCCGGGAATGCACCTTTAAAGGTAGCATATGTTGGAAGATTGTCAGAAATAAAGGGGGTTTTAATCTTAGCCAAAGCTGTTTCGGTATTACCAAAAGAATTACAGGTAAGCGTAGATTTTGTTGGTTTGAGTGGTAATGATAGCTGTAGCCGCATTGCAGGTAAAATTAAGAAGATATCAAAATATGATCCAAGGGTCAAGATTTTACCGATGGTTGATCATGATGAAATTGATAGTGTTTTTGCCGCCTATGATTTAATATGCTGCCCGTCTTTATGCCTTGAAGGCGGGCCGACTGTTGCCATAGAGGCGCAGGCAAGGGGTATACCGGTAATCGGCAGTAATATCGGAGGTTTAAGAGATATAATAAAACAGGATATTAACGGGTTTCTTATTACGCCCGGTGATTTTAGGTCTTTGGCAAATATAATTATCCGTGTCATAAATGATCCGGTTGGTACCATCGGCCGTTGGAAGAAAGATTGCTTTAAGGTCAGAGACATGAGTGAAGTTGTATCGCAATACCTAAATTTATATCAAGATGTCAAACGTAATAATTAGGCGGATAAAGCCGTTTTTAAGCCCGTATTCTATTGTTCTATTCAGGTGCCTGATGAGAAGAAAGGGCCTGCCATTATGGGGTAATTTACGCAGGCTAAGGCCATTTTCAAGTAATTTCGGTTTTGATAGAGGTAAACCGATAGACAGGTATTATCTAGAGAAATTCCTCCGTGAGAACAGCAGATATATATCCGGTAAAGTGCTTGAGATACAGATCAACGGATATACTTTAAGATTCGGCAAGGATATTTCGGTAACACATACTGTTGATATCAGGAGAGAGTTTAACCCTACTTACCTTTGCGATCTGGCAGAATGCGATAATGTCATACCTGATGATTATTATGATTGTTTTGTCATGCCAAATACCTTGCATCATTTACAGGACCTGCATAAGTGTTTAAAGAATGCATTGCGGATAGTCAGGCCCGGCGGGGTTATACTTGCCAGCGCTTCTGCATTTATCCCTTTGGTCCCAGATATACCGGATTATTGGCGCCTGAGCGTTAACGGGTGGAAGGAGATCATAAATAAAGCCTGGGCAGGGTGCGATGTAGAATTAAAAAGTTACGGTAATTGCCTGGCAGTGGTTGCTTCTATGCTGGGGTTGTCTAGCGAAGAGTTAAAAGAGAAAGAATTAGATTTTAATGATGCCAGGTACCCTGTTTTAATAACCATATTCTGCAGGAAGCCGTTTGATTAAGAGCAATATACCGGCAAAGGACACAGATGTTAAGTACTAAAAGATTTATAAAGCTGTTTTTATTAAAGTCCGGGTATTATTACCGTATACTAAAACAGGCAGAATTCCCGGGGGTAGCTGTTTTGTGTTACCACGGTGTAAAGCAGGCAGGCAAGAAAAAAGCCCGATTTTTTTTCAGCGCTCTTCATGTAAAAGAAGAAGAATTGGATGCCCACTGCAGGCTTATTTCTGAGTTCTGTAATCCTATAAGTCTTGATGACTGGAGGGATGCGGTTAACAAAAAAAAGAAACTGCCGAGTAGGCCGGTTTTGTTTACTTTTGATGACGGGTATAGGAATGTTTTTACGCTTGCCAAGCCGATACTCATGAAATATCATATCCCGGCGGTTTTTTTTGTCAGTACTTATCCGGTTAAAAATAATTCTTATCTTTGGTTTGATGCTTTAGCCAGTGTTTTGGGAGAGAAGAAAATAACAGAATTAAAAGATATGAAGCCCGCTTCATTAATGGAGCTTTACCATAAAAGCCCTTTTAAAACCGAACTGCTAGATTCTCACGCCTGTATGACGCCCGGACAAATCAAAGAGTTGAGTTCAATACAGGGGTTTGAATTAGGTTGCCATACATCAAGGCATATCATCCTGTCAAAGGCAAGCAGAGAAGAGCAGGCCGAAGAAATCAAAGAGGCCAAATTGATGCTTGAAGAGTGGGTGCAGAAAAAGGTAAGGGCATTTGCTTATCCTAACGGAAGGCCGCAACTTGATTACACAGAGGAATCCGTATCAATATTAAAAGAGCAAGATTTCGATTTTGGATTTACCACAAAGAGCGGCTTTGCCGGCATCTATGGGGACACGATGGAGGAACCTCGTTTTATCATGCTGGAGGGAGTAAGCGAAGCAGAGCTTGCTCATAGATTATGTTTTAGCTGGCAAATGGGCAAAAATATTAAGAAATGAATAGACTTAAAATAGCGATTACCGTTGATCCCGAGATTCCCGTCCCGCCAATTCATTATGGCGGGATAGAAAGAATAGTAGATATGCTGGTAAACGGATTACTTGAGAAAGGTCACAAGGTATTATTGTTTGCTAATCCCGCATCAAAGGTTAACACTACTCTTATTGCCTGGCGAGGAAAGAGCAGCTTGTCTTTTACTGATACCTTGATTAATGCAGCACAATTGCGTAATTATCTGAGCAGGAATAATGTGGACTTAATACACAGTTTTAGCAGACAGGCCTACCTATTATTTTTAATGCGTAACGCTATACCAAAAATACAGTCTTACTCACGGCATATTTCACCTCGCAGTATAAGTTTGGGTAATATGCTTGCAGGCAAGAGCCTGACATTTACTGCCTGCAGTAGTTATTGCGCAGGTACCGCTGATTTTGTCGGCGGAAGGTGGAGAGTCATTTATAACGGCGTACCTTTGAAACTGTATGATTTTAATCCTTGCGTTAAGCCTGACAGCCCTTTGGTCTTTCTGGGCAGGATCGAACAGATAAAAGGCGCGCATAATGCTATAGAGGCCGCACTAAAAAGTAAAGAAAAGTTAATTATAGCCGGTAATCTTGTTGATAAAGAAAAGGAACTTATTTATTTTGAGAATAAAATCAAGCCATTTTGCGATAATAAAAAAATCAAGTATATCGGCCCGGTTGATGATTCCCAGAAAAATGAACTTCTGAGGAATGCTAAAGCTCTACTTTTTCCCATAGAATGGGATGAGCCATTCGGCATGGTAATGATTGAATCTCTTGCCTGCGGGACTCCGGTCATAGCATTCAGGCGGGGAGCCGTCGAAGAGGTAATTGATGACGGGGTTACTGGTTTTACCTGTGATACGGTTGCTCAAATGTGCGAGGCGATAAGAAATATAAATTTAATCGACAGAAGAAAATGCAGGAAAAAAATTGAAGATAGTTTCTCTGATTCGGTAATAGTCAGTCAATATGAACAGCTTTATTATGAACTATTAAGGTTATGAAATTAATATTCAGGCGTTTTACAAGTTATATTTTTGCCAGATTCCTGAGGCTATTGGTTTTGACATTCCCATGGCCTTTTAAAAGATTAGCGATAAAGATTCCTTTTAGCAGGTTCTCGGAAGTTTTTAGCAGATTATTATGGCGCCAAGAAGAGCTGTTTTGGCAGGGAGTGAATTTGAGGGTAAATCCTGGTGACTTAAACGGTTATTATGTTTATATTGTCAGAGAGTATGAAAATGAAATAATAAAAAAGCTGATAGACCTCTGCAGGGACTCAAAATTGTTTTTAGATGTCGGCGCAGGGATAGGGCTTATTTGTTTACCTGTGGCAATGGCCTGCAACGGCCTTGAGGTATATGCGTTCGAACCGGAGCGTATTAATTCGGAGAACCTGGAGTACAACTTAGGTTTAAATAAAAACATTTCCGGAAAAATAAATGTAGTTAAGAAAGCAGCCTATAACAAAAATAGTACAGTTCTTTTTAACGGCCTGAATGCGCAGTCAATTAATAGCGGCCAGGCCCATATTGAACTTTCAGCCTCCGGAGATACTTGCTATAAAGTAGAGGCAGTAACATTAGATAGTTTTTTTGAAAAGACAGGCAAACATCCCGATGTGGTAAAAATTGACGTTGAGGGCGCAGAGTTTGAAGTTTTAGAAGGCATGAAAAATATTTTAAGAAACAGATATGTAAAGGCTATGATAATCGAAATGCATGCCGGCTTCTTAACAAAAGACCCTGATTCTGATAAATTTAGGATGTACAGGCTTTTAAAGGATAATGATTTCAATTTGTTTTGGTTGAATGGGAATGTTTGGGAGGAAGCCCCCGTATTTAATAAGTGGCCGAGGCAATTTACTTTATTTGTCTCGAAATAAATTAATAAAATATAAATAACCATGAGCCGCTCGATTTGTATCATAACTCCGGATTATATTTCCTTGGCTCCCAGGGTAATAAAGGAAGCAGATTCCCTTGTGCAGGCAGGATATAAAGTTAATGTCGTGTTTTCACAGGGGAATCTTAGAGGGCCGCGTATATTCGATGAAAAAATAATTGCCGAAAAAAGGTGGGATTGTAAGACAATAGGATGGTCGCCATCGGTAAAAGGGGAAAAGCGGCTTTTTTGGAAATCAAGGTTGAGGTCTAAATTCTTAAAAACTTTGCCTTCTTTTTTTTGGAGTTTTGACAGCTTCGCAGAGCAGGCAGAAGGCAGGGTATATAATGAGCTGCTTAAATCCGCGATTTCCGTATCAGCGGATATATATATAGGCCATTATCCGACAGGATTAGCATTGGCGGCAAACGCTGCTTATGTCCACGGTGCAAAATTCGGATACGATATAGCTGATCTGCATACAGAAGAGCAGCTTAAGAATGCAATGGGGTTGCGCCAGACAGAAAGGATCAGGATTATTGAAAGCAAATATTTAAAAAGATGCTCGTTTTTTACTGCCTCTTCCGATCTGATTGCGCAGGGATTTTCGGAGAAGTATAGTTTGGCTCCCCCGGTTGTTTTATATAATGCTTTCCCTTATTCTGAAAGGGAGAATTTAGACGGCAGGATAATTGACCGCAGAGGAGAGGCGCTTTCTTTGTATTGGTTTGCAAATGTTATTAGTTTAGACCGGGGATTACAGGATGCTATAAAAGCGGCAGGCCTGTTGAATAAGCCTGTACAGATCCATATCAGAGGCAATGTTTCGCAAGGCACTAAAAAGATTCTTTTATCTTTAGCTAAGGAGTGCAGGGTTGAGCAGAAGGTCTATTTCCATAATCAGGTCCCGCCTTCAGAGCTGATTTCCAGGGCTGCTGAGCATGATGTGGGATTATCGTTGGATTGCCAGGATACGCTTAACCGCGGCATAGCAATTCCTAATAAATTATTTATTTATTTGATTTCCGGATTGTGTATCGCTGCTTCAGATACTCCGGGGCAGAAATATATATTCTCTAAGTCACCTGATATAGGTTTTATCTATAGGCAGGGCGATTATAGGGCCCTGGCTTCATATTTAGAGCAAATGTGTTTAAATAACCAACTGCTTAAGTCGGCCAAAGAAGCATCTTTAGCTGCTGCCCGGGATACATGGAATTGGGAAAACGAAAGCAGAAAATTGCTGGATAAAGTCAATTCTTTATTTTAAGAGCTTATGCCTAAAAATATAATAATTGTTGCTCCACATTTTCCACCAAGCAATATGACTGTCGGGCACAGGTGCCGTTATTTTGCTAATTACTTGTCTAAGCTGGGATGGAAGGTAAAAGTCTTATCAGTAAAAGCTGTTCATTATGAAGAGAGGCTGGATCCGGAGCTTGAAAAACTCCTCTTTCCAGAACTTGATATTATACGTACAAAAGCTTTTCCGGTCTTACCGTTGCACCTGATGGGTGATATAGGCATAAGGGCTTTCTGGTGGCACTATCGTATACTATGTGATTTAGCCAAAAGAGGGGAGATCGGCCTGTTGCTGATAATCATCCCTCCTAATTACTCGGCTTTATTAGGACCACTTATTTACCGCAAATTCAAAATCCCATATATAATTGATTATGTTGATCCGTGGATTTATAAATTGCCTCATTTTGGCTTATCGTTTTTTAAAATGTGGCTATCCTGTAAACTCGCAGCTTTGCTTGAGCCTTTTGTCCTTAAAAATGTGAGCCTTATAACCTCCGTTGCTCCCGGGTATTATAAGGGTATATTAGATCGTTATAAGTGGATAAAGCCCGATAAATGCCTGGCACTTCCTTACGGTGCAGACTTAAATGAGTTTAAATATCTTCAGGA contains:
- a CDS encoding glycosyltransferase family 1 protein is translated as MKILLLIPDLTSGRGGIQAYCNSFIKALLSLKHEIAVISLNDNTDTRHNKSEYPFFYSSRCRFFRKPSFILRSIIEALRFRPSLIICGHLNLAPLALLIKKLFGIRYFTIIYGIEVKRIDKLKLRGLAGSENIISLSNFTKKMLMDNSKFLAESRVHIVEPTFDEHIFKPGPKPAYLMDKHNIRDTDIVLLTIARLSAKEKYKGYDEVIKALGLLRKDYPGMKYIIAGSGDDSGRIASLIEEEGLKDAVILAGYISSEKQALDYYRLSDIFVMPSKAEGFGIVFLEALACGKPVIAGNADGSVEALMRGALGQLVNPYDHIEISKAISRVVRQEIAPNLLSPNYLNKEVKNEFGYNVFTGRIGRIIENLYSKHTVGKL
- a CDS encoding polysaccharide deacetylase family protein → MLSTKRFIKLFLLKSGYYYRILKQAEFPGVAVLCYHGVKQAGKKKARFFFSALHVKEEELDAHCRLISEFCNPISLDDWRDAVNKKKKLPSRPVLFTFDDGYRNVFTLAKPILMKYHIPAVFFVSTYPVKNNSYLWFDALASVLGEKKITELKDMKPASLMELYHKSPFKTELLDSHACMTPGQIKELSSIQGFELGCHTSRHIILSKASREEQAEEIKEAKLMLEEWVQKKVRAFAYPNGRPQLDYTEESVSILKEQDFDFGFTTKSGFAGIYGDTMEEPRFIMLEGVSEAELAHRLCFSWQMGKNIKK
- a CDS encoding FkbM family methyltransferase, which gives rise to MNKINRDGTPRVLGNLSYRVFKKINKLRINLLKERARYCKKHAAGNIKLGNYRIDYLDFKSLVSQWDYIFGYEKYFFESNNISPRVLDCGANIGIFSLYCKMLYPGARITAIEADPKITEVLRKNLSVNGFDDIEVLNKAVWVKDGRVEFCEEGSDAGSLYSVVMDDSMPKINIDSMRLSDILAAQKIDLLKLDIEGAERDVLYDCSDHLSNVDKIIIDLHEFSLPQKNTADVISLLRQKDFVCNIDDIYYYHERFARYRVNNPFYKPAIPCYCFAVRAWRMR
- a CDS encoding ABC transporter ATP-binding protein, which codes for MINLSAIKRLIKNNARLRRFLKTVNISLVDFSYPAVLSLLASFFEGISVVLLMPFVKGIVKMDFSFAKEIWFFKIIGRYLPKTVVLTNSHIFIILLAVIFSTSVIKNILQYFAYISTSFQVRKFSNNLRKYIFSRYMSFGNLFFDKNNVGHLNSVLMTFTNIVALQLSEFQQFFGFFFILIVYLGVMFYTSWKITLLIIIIFPVLNYFLKNIIKKIRHTSERYAYSQAEASKRIYNILSCIPLVKAYTKENAEKKDFDRISNEIARLEYSIDKKYSLIPPIQEIILLVAMLLLVSVIAFMVVKQKSAEISMFLVYLYLLKRSAHMFGSLNSLLATLAKVEGPIKEILKMFNDEEKHFVRDGKVDFPGLIDKIEFKDLRFSYGRESEVLKGISISLEKGRSTAIVGPSGAGKTTMVNLILRFYDCPDNTIFINGMDIKEFKLSSLRKHIAFVSQITLLFNDTIRNNILYGLDRHVPESELADVVRKARLYDFILSLPAGFETNIGDRGIKLSGGERQRIAIARALLKKSEILILDEATSSLDTNNEKLIQEAINEAVKDRTSIIIAHRLSTIKNVDKIIVLENGIVAEQGSLNELLEKKGKFYQYWEEQKFF
- a CDS encoding FkbM family methyltransferase: MKLIFRRFTSYIFARFLRLLVLTFPWPFKRLAIKIPFSRFSEVFSRLLWRQEELFWQGVNLRVNPGDLNGYYVYIVREYENEIIKKLIDLCRDSKLFLDVGAGIGLICLPVAMACNGLEVYAFEPERINSENLEYNLGLNKNISGKINVVKKAAYNKNSTVLFNGLNAQSINSGQAHIELSASGDTCYKVEAVTLDSFFEKTGKHPDVVKIDVEGAEFEVLEGMKNILRNRYVKAMIIEMHAGFLTKDPDSDKFRMYRLLKDNDFNLFWLNGNVWEEAPVFNKWPRQFTLFVSK
- a CDS encoding methyltransferase domain-containing protein, whose amino-acid sequence is MSNVIIRRIKPFLSPYSIVLFRCLMRRKGLPLWGNLRRLRPFSSNFGFDRGKPIDRYYLEKFLRENSRYISGKVLEIQINGYTLRFGKDISVTHTVDIRREFNPTYLCDLAECDNVIPDDYYDCFVMPNTLHHLQDLHKCLKNALRIVRPGGVILASASAFIPLVPDIPDYWRLSVNGWKEIINKAWAGCDVELKSYGNCLAVVASMLGLSSEELKEKELDFNDARYPVLITIFCRKPFD
- a CDS encoding glycosyltransferase family 4 protein, producing MNRLKIAITVDPEIPVPPIHYGGIERIVDMLVNGLLEKGHKVLLFANPASKVNTTLIAWRGKSSLSFTDTLINAAQLRNYLSRNNVDLIHSFSRQAYLLFLMRNAIPKIQSYSRHISPRSISLGNMLAGKSLTFTACSSYCAGTADFVGGRWRVIYNGVPLKLYDFNPCVKPDSPLVFLGRIEQIKGAHNAIEAALKSKEKLIIAGNLVDKEKELIYFENKIKPFCDNKKIKYIGPVDDSQKNELLRNAKALLFPIEWDEPFGMVMIESLACGTPVIAFRRGAVEEVIDDGVTGFTCDTVAQMCEAIRNINLIDRRKCRKKIEDSFSDSVIVSQYEQLYYELLRL
- a CDS encoding glycosyltransferase produces the protein MKIIQAIGWYFPDHIGGTEVYVDSISEKLLKAGHEIIIVAPYAGGLAPREYKYNGVKVFRYPVDDKLSRNEYQNRVSPVGARFLHNFFIKESPDIVHFHSFVTGLSLPEVKAAKSAGAKIIVTFHLPSIGYICQRGTLFRWGKQLCDGILEVIKCSSCYLQSRGLPKTVAYAVTLVSAPFGRLFLRVPGALGTALSIPSLISYNKSINNELFVLVDKFVFLNQQSLDIFKANGAPADKLFLNSLGVDRVYIRKNADNNLAGNAPLKVAYVGRLSEIKGVLILAKAVSVLPKELQVSVDFVGLSGNDSCSRIAGKIKKISKYDPRVKILPMVDHDEIDSVFAAYDLICCPSLCLEGGPTVAIEAQARGIPVIGSNIGGLRDIIKQDINGFLITPGDFRSLANIIIRVINDPVGTIGRWKKDCFKVRDMSEVVSQYLNLYQDVKRNN